One genomic window of [Clostridium] scindens ATCC 35704 includes the following:
- a CDS encoding helix-turn-helix domain-containing protein translates to MYMTVKQATEKWGVSDRRVRILCSEGKISGVTHEGRSWKISVDAKKPEDDRYKTAESLLAAIDRKM, encoded by the coding sequence ATGTACATGACAGTGAAGCAGGCTACAGAGAAATGGGGCGTTTCAGATAGGAGAGTTCGTATATTATGTTCAGAGGGGAAAATTTCGGGTGTTACCCACGAAGGGCGCAGTTGGAAAATTTCTGTAGATGCGAAGAAACCGGAAGACGATAGGTATAAAACAGCAGAGAGTTTGCTGGCGGCAATTGACAGGAAAATGTAG